One genomic segment of Mastomys coucha isolate ucsf_1 unplaced genomic scaffold, UCSF_Mcou_1 pScaffold22, whole genome shotgun sequence includes these proteins:
- the Cxcl9 gene encoding C-X-C motif chemokine 9, which produces MKSTALFLLGIIFLDQCGVRGTLVIRNPRCSCINTSRGTIHYKSLRDLRQFAPSPNCNKTEIIATLKNGDQTCLDPDSANVKKLMKEWEKKISQKKKQKRGKKHQKNKKNRKPKTPQSPYSKKTT; this is translated from the exons ATGAAGTCCACCGCTCTTTTCCTCTTGGGCATCATCTTCCTGGATCAGTGTGGAGTTCGAG GAACCCTAGTCATAAGGAATCCACGATGCTCCTGCATCAACACCAGCCGAGGAACAATCCACTACAAATCCCTCAGAGATCTCAGACAGTTTGCCCCAAGCCCTAATTGCAacaaaactgaaatcat TGCTACACTGAAGAACGGAGATCAAACCTGCCTAGACCCAGATTCAGCGAACGTGAAGAAGCTGAtgaaagaatgggagaaaaag ataagccaaaagaaaaagcaaaagagggggaaaaaacatcaaaagaacaagaaaaacagaaaacctaaaaCACCCCAAAGTCCTTATTCAAAGAAGACTACTTAA